Within Tenebrio molitor chromosome 3, icTenMoli1.1, whole genome shotgun sequence, the genomic segment ACTGttcagaaaaaattaattcattaaaaaatactgcaCTGTTTGCCCGGAATTAGGCTGTAGACGCGAGGGCAGTTTGACCACGTTGCAATGAAAAACGAGGGCCTACCAAGAGGGCCTTCTGGGGTTGCCGGTGTAGCGTTCCACAGGGCTTCTCCATGAAGCGTGGCCGTGGAGCTCCTCACGCCATTGGCGGAAGCCTCTGTTTCACCATGTGTGGGGTTCACAGTGGAGTTTCGGAGGACACAAACTGGAGcgctgcggtcgctctgatttaaactacgacctcgatttttaaatcgtctataaaacacttgttgACTTAATAgcaataacaattttatttaaacacaaatagtgccaattttgataataaaagTGCAGCCAATTGTCAATCGAAAAacgcccctaggaaccaggatggaGCCAACTCTATTTAATACACTAACTTTACAAACGGCtggttaataattaaataattcattgaTAAGTGTTAGTTAAgttctgtggcggtcgtgaaaaagtaggtaagtcgaaaatgtaaatttttcagggcaacgattcaaaattccatATCATTCTtaaaatcctgtaattaaatagaaacttctttctacctgtacttgctttcaatataagtaaattttaaaccgtgaaaatctgaattatttaattccatgatttattattaaggtgtaaacatcgttaactcatttttgaaattatttgacttacctactttttcacgaccgccagagttattctttgccagttattcttttaatgaaaaaaaaaagtaattctttagaaaaaattttatgttatgaaaaattgcaaaaatttgaacagcattttgaattagtatctcgtattgtcaacttaaatcttttaacacgtaaatcaacccacaaaaataacacggaagtagcgcaaattttctaataatttatttaaacaaaacaattcggttgccatggtgaccatagcactcccgatcattaaaaatatcccaatttaactataataaagaaaaataagcacaaatataattttaagatCATTTAtcaaagaaatcataatgagtcgttttttgtgccggtcagtgtattttatttttgttgtattcatggaaataagaaagaaaaaacaaagccATGTTTTTTATGTTACTTGAGGTAAAACCGACGTAACAtcattttttcactactagtaataaactctagcgttatcggttgtcatagaacactgagaagtttcgtttttctacgtTGGCTCAGTcacaggtaaataatttttcattattaaccagtggtgaataatggaataaccgtcacctagcaacgaaagattgtcgtctatttcattggttaacgtagacgattttcatatcaactgtcaagaaatgacaactcggagccgtcgcatccgacaaaataatttgattaataattattattatcagaaagggttttaacgtatctagtagtgaaaaaaatagtatataaaccacggtggagaagtcccttatagccttcgcgccttacaaccctcggcgcgcctctgcaccttttgagccctcATTTCTTCAGATCTATTAGGTatagaattatttttctcattagtTTCTAACCTGAGTTGACATTGcttcattgagttgttccgcggattttggggcacccagtatataccactttcccggttatgtaTCTCaacatgaaaattaattttcagttTAACCAAAAACAGCTAAGAACGTTAAGATAACCATTAGGGTTTTTTTTACTGCCAatttaattcaacaggtggtggttcaTAATcaaggaggttaaagtaaGAGGAGGGAAGGCGCCCTATGCTGGTAATGATGTACAGAGTATACAAGAGTATACAGGCAAACGAAAAGTTTTCGTTTAAGTCATTTATTCAGTTTGCTGTTGCGACAATTAAACATTCCAAAATATGAACAGGTATAGTTACAgtctgattcacataacttgcCGACCCTAATGAAGTTTAAATACAGCCAGCAAGCCAgcaatacgtttttcattcattacttgatccaaaaacatgaatgattttaaacttttgtatggtttggacatccctcacaaaagtctcaattatagaaatttaaaaatggcagtaatcctttcatattttaattaataaaaaattatttcaggaTTATACAAAAAGGAACTGTCAAGTGATAATGCCAGGAGTGTCCAGATTTCGTAGTAAATAAAGGTACATATCAAGTTATCACTGATAACGTATttattactggctgcatttaactTTCGTTGGTGTTGgtaagttatgtgaatcagtccgTACATGTAACACCCAAGCACTTGGCgcaatattttttagtgaGCTTTCAATTTCTTTGTGGTTTTCTTTGAGCAAATTTTCTTACATATCGTTTTAAAGATGTAACGAGTAACAAATAGTAGAGAGCAGCATGTTAGCCCAATAAATGCAATTACATCGAGGAGAAAGTATTTGTACCAAGGCAAATCGAGTCCAGCAACTCTTAGATGCGGCGCCCCTCTATGTCGTATTACATACTCCACCCAGTATACTGCTGTATCCATTGGACTGACTTCGCGGTCGTGGAAAAGCTTTGAtctttttttggcattttcTAGATATCTGCAAAAGCATtaagtattatttattaattttttaattactgtacttgaaaatgtttttctttacaaaCTCACTTAGGATTGTTCAGCATTTCGTTTATATTTTCTAACAAACTTTCCTCGGAAATCTCCTTGTATGTTATAAATCGACCAAACCCATTTGCCTTTGCAAAATTTGCGTTTACTTTCTGATCACCGAATATTGGAATTGCTAGAATGGGTACTCCGTGGTATGCTGTTTCAACGGAACTGACGAATCCACCGTGTGTGATGAAAAGCTTCAAATTTGGGTGTGCTAGAATTTTGTCacttttgtcatttttgttacTATAATTAGGAATGTGTTGTACCGAGAATGTCTTGTTGCGGTGCCCACTTTGACAACTTAACATTCGGGGGTTTGCCTGGTAGTTCATCGACTTCCCACTTCCACAAAACTTTTTGTTTGAGTTTGGAAAAGGCTTGAATGAAAGCGTTTCGTTTTTCTTCCGGGAACTGGACTCCTTTTAGATTTGACCCCATGCTGAAATAGATCACTCCCTCCGTTGCactatcaaaaaattcttgtaAATCTTGCGGAAGTTTTTTAGGTGGTTTCATATGAAATCCTCCGACTTCAATCATGTTCGGAACATGTGGCACGGGTGGATTTAAAGTTGGATGAGAATTTAACAACACTAGAGAGGCGTTGTATAGAATATCGTTCAGATCGCCGCCCCTTGGAATGTATTTTTGGACCACTTCGTTTTGTTTAGGATAAACATAAAGCTCGTACAAGAGGGCATTGAATAAATCGAGAAGACTATTTGTTAGTCTCTCGCAAAATGTC encodes:
- the LOC138126110 gene encoding UDP-glycosyltransferase UGT5-like; this translates as MIKLVVVLLFTLNVGESARILGIYPLPGNSHYHLGSALFRELAERGHDVTVINTFGEKIPPKNGTYRDILLTGLFEEKPKDKFKEWNMFKREGLNPFVGAYVVARMADKFIAQSIQHENVQNLLNSDEKFDVVIVDNFLNDAYKAFATHFDAPLILVNPTFSSFWVNSLVGNPSPSSYIPNIMSDYYHPMTFCERLTNSLLDLFNALLYELYVYPKQNEVVQKYIPRGGDLNDILYNASLVLLNSHPTLNPPVPHVPNMIEVGGFHMKPPKKLPQDLQEFFDSATEGVIYFSMGSNLKGVQFPEEKRNAFIQAFSKLKQKVLWKWEVDELPGKPPNVKLSKWAPQQDILAHPNLKLFITHGGFVSSVETAYHGVPILAIPIFGDQKVNANFAKANGFGRFITYKEISEESLLENINEMLNNPKYLENAKKRSKLFHDREVSPMDTAVYWVEYVIRHRGAPHLRVAGLDLPWYKYFLLDVIAFIGLTCCSLLFVTRYIFKTICKKICSKKTTKKLKAH